One Ananas comosus cultivar F153 linkage group 1, ASM154086v1, whole genome shotgun sequence DNA window includes the following coding sequences:
- the LOC109718781 gene encoding uncharacterized protein LOC109718781, translating to MALFEALYGKRCRSLIHWSEMGERVTFGPDVVREAEEKVRLARQRLAAVQSRQKSYAGKRRRELEFTVGDRVFVKVSPMRGVMRFGVRGKLSPQYVGPFEVLERIGAVAYRVALPPKLAGVHNVFHVSNLRKYIRNSTHVLEYEPVELREDMLYEEYPMCVLDRE from the coding sequence ATGGCACTatttgaggcattgtatggaAAGAGGTGCCGTTCCCTGATTCATTGGAGCGAGATGGGCGAAAGAGTTACTTTTGGccccgatgtagtgcgggaggcagaagagaaggttcgccttgcccgtcagcGTCTAGCGGCGGTGCAAtcaaggcaaaagagttatgccggcAAGCGCAGAAGAGAATTAGAGTTcacggttggagaccgtgtattcgtGAAAGTATCGCCTATGCGAGGTGTAATGCGttttggggtccgcgggaagTTAAGTCCCCAATATGTTGGACCATTCGAGGTGTTAGAGCGCATTGGCGCGGTGGCGTATAGAGTTGCATTGCCACCGaaactcgcgggagttcacaacgtATTTCACGTGTCAAATCTCCGgaagtatattcgcaactccACACATGTGCtagagtatgagcccgtggagttGCGTGAAGACATGTTGTATGAGGAGTACCCGATGTGCGTCCTCGATAGAGAATAG